Proteins found in one Oncorhynchus mykiss isolate Arlee chromosome 17, USDA_OmykA_1.1, whole genome shotgun sequence genomic segment:
- the LOC110493352 gene encoding gastrula zinc finger protein XlCGF7.1-like isoform X2 has product MNPRERPDSHSDSGKSPSREPDPETPKPAGRHHTSHCGKSFKRLWTLKEHGRTHTGEKPNHRSDFGKRFCQIDSLKRHKRTHTGENPHHCFQCGKSFTRLCYLKIHERIHSGVKPHHCSQCGQRFTHSGSLKKHEKTHSAEKTYHCSQCRKIFISLWYLRTHERAHTGEKPYHCSHCEKSFTQLGNLRTHERVHTGEKPYHCSYCEKSFTWWGCLKKHEWIHTREKPYQCSLCGKSFTQLGNLNQHERTHTGGDKAYHCSQCEKSFTRLRHLNKHERIHTQEEKTYHCSQCGNTFSQSEDLKSHERIERLCSDLFFD; this is encoded by the coding sequence GAGAGAGGCCAGACTCTCACTCTGACAGCGGGAAGAGTCCTTCAAGGGAACCAGACCCAGAGACGCCCAAACCAGCGGGACGACACCACACctcccattgtggaaagagttttaagaGGTTATGGACACTAAAAGAGCatgggagaacacacacaggagaaaagcctaaCCACCGCTCAGACTTTGGGAAGAGGTTTTGCCAGATAGACAGCCTGAAACGAcataagagaacacacacaggagaaaatcCTCACCACTGCTTCCAGTGTGGCAAGAGTTTTACCCGTTTATgttacctgaaaatacatgagcGAATACACTCTGGAGTGAAGCCTCATCACTGTTCCCAATGTGGACAGCGTTTTACCCATTCAGGGAGCCTGAAAAAACACGAGAAAACACACTCAGCAGAGAAGacctaccactgctcccagtgtagaAAAATATTTATCAGTTTATGGTACCTGAGAACGCATGAGAGggcacacacaggagagaagccatatcACTGTTCCCACTGTGAAAAGAGTTTTACCCAGTTAGGGAACCTAAGAACACATGAGAgggtacacacaggagagaagccgtacCACTGTTCCTATTGTGAAAAGAGTTTTACATGGTGGGGGTGCCTGAAAAAGCATGAGTGGATACACACGCGTGAAAAGCCCTACCAGTGCTCcttgtgtggaaagagttttacccagttAGGAAACCTGAACcagcatgagaggacacacacaggaggggATAAGGcctaccactgctcccagtgtgaaaAGAGTTTTACCCGGTTAAGGCATCTGAATAAGCACGAAAGAatacatacacaggaggagaagacataccactgctctcaaTGTGGAAAtacattttcccagtcagaggacctgaaatcacatgagagaatagagaggctGTGTTCTGACTTATTTTTTGATTGA
- the LOC110493352 gene encoding zinc finger protein 239-like isoform X1, whose translation MTDKEVLELKEGEIGDLMNTRERPDSHSDSGKSPSREPDPETPKPAGRHHTSHCGKSFKRLWTLKEHGRTHTGEKPNHRSDFGKRFCQIDSLKRHKRTHTGENPHHCFQCGKSFTRLCYLKIHERIHSGVKPHHCSQCGQRFTHSGSLKKHEKTHSAEKTYHCSQCRKIFISLWYLRTHERAHTGEKPYHCSHCEKSFTQLGNLRTHERVHTGEKPYHCSYCEKSFTWWGCLKKHEWIHTREKPYQCSLCGKSFTQLGNLNQHERTHTGGDKAYHCSQCEKSFTRLRHLNKHERIHTQEEKTYHCSQCGNTFSQSEDLKSHERIERLCSDLFFD comes from the coding sequence GAGAGAGGCCAGACTCTCACTCTGACAGCGGGAAGAGTCCTTCAAGGGAACCAGACCCAGAGACGCCCAAACCAGCGGGACGACACCACACctcccattgtggaaagagttttaagaGGTTATGGACACTAAAAGAGCatgggagaacacacacaggagaaaagcctaaCCACCGCTCAGACTTTGGGAAGAGGTTTTGCCAGATAGACAGCCTGAAACGAcataagagaacacacacaggagaaaatcCTCACCACTGCTTCCAGTGTGGCAAGAGTTTTACCCGTTTATgttacctgaaaatacatgagcGAATACACTCTGGAGTGAAGCCTCATCACTGTTCCCAATGTGGACAGCGTTTTACCCATTCAGGGAGCCTGAAAAAACACGAGAAAACACACTCAGCAGAGAAGacctaccactgctcccagtgtagaAAAATATTTATCAGTTTATGGTACCTGAGAACGCATGAGAGggcacacacaggagagaagccatatcACTGTTCCCACTGTGAAAAGAGTTTTACCCAGTTAGGGAACCTAAGAACACATGAGAgggtacacacaggagagaagccgtacCACTGTTCCTATTGTGAAAAGAGTTTTACATGGTGGGGGTGCCTGAAAAAGCATGAGTGGATACACACGCGTGAAAAGCCCTACCAGTGCTCcttgtgtggaaagagttttacccagttAGGAAACCTGAACcagcatgagaggacacacacaggaggggATAAGGcctaccactgctcccagtgtgaaaAGAGTTTTACCCGGTTAAGGCATCTGAATAAGCACGAAAGAatacatacacaggaggagaagacataccactgctctcaaTGTGGAAAtacattttcccagtcagaggacctgaaatcacatgagagaatagagaggctGTGTTCTGACTTATTTTTTGATTGA